CCGCGCTGGGCGAGGTAGGAGCGGTAGAGCGGCAGGTCCCACAGTCGGCGCAGGATGCCGGCGCCGGCCTCCAGGTCATCGATGGTCTCGAAGAGCGGGATGATGTCGACGCTGCCGGTCGGGCCCTCGCCGTTGGCACGGATGAGTCCGACCTCCTTGAGCAGCACCATGGGCTCGAGGATGTCGCTGACGGATTGCGCCATGGAGATGATCTGGTGCGGGATCATCTGCTCCCCGAAATGGGCGACGCTGTCGGCGGCCTGGTTGATGAGGTCCAGTTCCCGCTGTGTCGGCTCGCTGAAACCACGGTAGCCACGGGGCACGAGCGGACGTGGGGTCTGCAGCTCCCGGGTGAGCAGCTCGATCTTCTCCTCCTCCCCCAGCGATCGGTAGTCGGGGTGGACGTGCGCGGTGGCGAAAACCTCGGTGAGGACGTTCTCGAAACTCTCCGAGTTCTGGCGCAGGTCAATCGAGTAGAGGTGGAAACCGAAGCTGGCGATCGCGGCCCGGATCGTGCTCAGGCAGTCGTCGGCGATGATGGCGTCATTGGAGGACCGCAGGGAGTCATCGATGATCCGGAGATCCGCGTCAAATTCCTCCGGCGAGGTGTAGGGCTCGTGCTCGCGGTGCCATATCCCTTCGACGGCGTCCTCACCGATCAGCGCTGCGGTGGTCGCGAGGATGCGGCCGTGGACGCCGTGTATGGCGCGTCGGTAGGGTTCATCGACCCGCGAGGGAACCTCGTTGTGGCCCTTGGCCGCCAACCCGATCAACTCGACGGTGACCGAGGTCATCCGGTCAGAGAGGCTGAGTTCGTGCTCGAGGGAGTGAAGCTCACCCGCGTAGTACTTGAGCACCGTCTGCGCGGCCCGCCGCGAGGCGTAGTCGAGGGTGTCCGCGTTGACGAAGGGGTTGCCGTCGTGATCACCGCCGATCCAGGATCCCGGGCGGACGATCGCCCGGCCCCCACTGCCCTCGAAGTGGGCGTTGAACCTGTTGCTGAGGGTGTCGTACACGTCGCGGTTGAGCGCGGGGATCTCCCTGAGCAGGGAGAGAAGGTAGTAACGCAGTCCGACCTCGATCTCGTCCTGGATGCGGGGACGTGCCAGGCGGATGAGCGCGGTCTGCCAGAGGATGGTCATGCGGCGACGGATGCTGCGTTCGATGTCGTTGAGGCGGATGTCGGTGCGTGCCGTCGTTTTCGCGTCCTGCAGCTGGTGCCGGGCGAGCATGAGTTCGGTGATCTTCTTCTGTGCGTCGAACACCGTGCGTCGGCGGGTCTCCGTGGGGTGTGCCGTGAGGACGGGCGCGACGAGCGCGTCCGACAGCACCTTCTCGATGTCCGCGGGGTTCACCCCCGCGGCCTCGAACTTCTCCCAGGTCGCCTCGAGGGTCGATTCGGGGATGCCGCCCTCGTCGAGAATGCGCTCCCGGTTGAAGTCGTCGTGGATGTCCTCCGCGAGGTTCGCCATCAGCGCGAAGTGGCTGAACGCCCGGATGACGGGTGTGGCCTGTGTGGGGTCGATGTTGCGGAACAACTCGACGAGCACCTCCAGGGAGGCGTTGCCCTTGGCCACCTCGAAGGCCTGTTGGCGGGCGTATTCAACGAGGTTGAACACATCCTCGCCCTCCTGCTCCGCGATCACGTTGCCCAGAATTCGGCCCAGGTAGCGGATGTCTTCCTGAAGATGATCGCGGTCGGTCATGAGGTGGTGTCCTTAATTCAGGAGGGTGGGTGTCTAGGCGACGGTGGAGGCGGCGTTGGCCGCCAGTTTCGCGAACTCCTCGCCGTCCAGCGAGGCACCGCCGACCAGTCCGCCGTCGACGTCGGGCTGGCCGACGATCTCGGCGATGGAGTCGACCTTGACGGAACCGCCGTAGAGGATACGGATGCCGTCAGCGACCGCGTCGCCCGCGAGATCACGGATGAGTCCGCGGATGGCGGCGCACACCTCCTGGGCGTCGGCCGCGGAAGCGACCTTGCCGGTGCCGATGGCCCAGACAGGCTCGTAGGCGATGACGGTCCTGGTCAGGTCATCGGCGGACAGGCCCGCCAGGGAGGCGCGGGTCTGGTTGACCACGTAGTCGACGTGGGTGCCGGCCTCGCGGATCTCCAGCGGCTCGCCGACGCACACGATCGGGCTCATGCCGTGCTTGAGCGCGGCGGCGGCCTTGGCTGCGACCAGTTCATCGGACTCGTTGTGGTACTCACGACGCTCGGAATGGCCGACAACGACCCAGGTGCAGCCGAGCTTGGCCAGCATCTGGGCGGAGACCTCGCCGGTGTAGGCGCCGGACTCGTGCGCGGAGACGTCCTGCGCACCGTAGGTGATCTGCAGACGGTCGCCGTCGACGAGGGTCTGCACCGAACGGATGTCGGTGAACGGGACGGTGACGGCGACGTCGACCTTCTCGTAGTAATCCTTCGGCAGGGCGAAGTCGAGCTTCTGGACGGTGCCGATGGCCTGGTGGTGGTCCAGGTTCATCTTCCAGTTACCGGCGATGAGTGGGGTGCGTGCCATGAGGGCACTCCTTTCAGGGGGGAAAACTGGTGTCTAGCGGTCGAGGACGGTGACGCCCGGCAGTTCCTTGCCTTCGAGGAACTCCAGGGAGGCGCCGCCACCGGTGGAAATGTGGGAGAAGCCGTCCTCATTCAGGCCGAGGACGCGGACGGAGGCAGCGGAGTCGCCGCCGCCGACGACGGAGAAGCAGCCGTTGTCGGCGGTCGCGTCGATGATGGCCTGCGCGACACCCTTGGTGCCCTGGGAGAAGGGGGCCATCTCGAACACGCCCATCGGGCCGTTCCAGAAGACGGTCCTGGAGGTGGCGAGCACCTCGGCGAACTTCTCCACGGATTCCGGGCCGATGTCCGGGGACAGCCAGCCCTCCGGGATTCCGTCGAGGGCGACGACCTTGTGCTCGGAGTCGGCGGAGAACTCTGCTGCGGCGACGAGGTCGACCGGCAGGACGATCTTGTCACCGAAGCGCTCGAGGAGGTCCTTGCAGGTGTCGATCATCTCCTCCTGCAACAGGGACTTCTGGGTGTTGTAGCCCTGGGCAGCGAGGAAGGTGTAGCACATGCCGCCACCGATGATGATCTTGTCGGCCTTGCCTGCCAGTGCCTCGATGACGCCCAGCTTGTCGGAGACCTTGGAGCCGCCGAGGATGACGATGTACGGGGACTCCGGGTTGGTGGCGGTCTTCTCCAGGACGGAGATCTCCTTCTCCACCAGCGTTCCGGCGTAGGCCGGAAGACGCTTCGCCACGTCGTACACGGAGGCCTGTGCGCGGTGGACGACACCGAAGCCGTCGGAGACGAAGGCGCCGTTGTCGGCGGCCAGCTCTGCGAGCTGGTCGGCGAACTCGCCGCGCTCGGCCTCGTCCTTGGAGGTTTCGCGGGCGTCGAAACGCACGTTCTCGAGGAGGAGGACGTCGCCCTCGGTGAGGCCGTTGGCACGCTCGTGTGCGTCCTCGCCGACGACGTCGCCTGCGAGTGCCACGTACTGGCCGAGGGCCTCGGACAGGGCCTCGGCGACCGGGGCGAGCGAGTACTTCGGGTTCACCTCGCCCTTCGGGCGGCCGAGGTGTGCCATGACGATGACCTTGGCGCCACCCTCGACGAGTGCCTGCAGCGTGGGCAGGGAGGCGGTGATGCGGCCCGGGTCGGTGATCTCGCCGGCGTCGTTGAGCGGGACGTTGAAGTCCGAGCGTACGAGGATGTGACGGCCTTCGACGCCCTCGTCGAGAAGGTCCTGCAGGGTCTTGACGGTCATGGCTGACTCCTTGACTTTCTGAGAATAATGGAAATGAGCGGCTGAATTCCGGTGCTCGGCTGGACAGCCGAACGACCCGACGTGTGCCGAGGCACACCCCGGGCCGCAGGGTTGCACTCACCCGGTCTCAACCGTGGGCCGGGAGGGTGCAGGGTGGGATCCTAGAGCTTGGCAGCGACGAGCTCGGTCAGGCGCAGCAGCTGGCAGGTGTAGCCCCACTCGTTGTCGTACCAGGAGACGACCTTGACCTGGTTGCCGATGACCTTGGTCAGGCCGGCGTCGAAGATGGAGCCGTGGGGATCGGTGATGATGTCGGTGGAGACGATCGGATCCTCGGTGTAGGCCAGGGTCTCGCCGAACTCGCCCTGTGCCGCCTCCTTGATGAAGGCGTTGACCTCCTCCACGGAGGTCTCGCGGGAAGCGGTGAAGGTGAGGTCGGTGGCGGAGCCGGTGATGACCGGGACGCGCAGGGCGTAACCGTCCAGCTTGCCCTTCAGCTGCGGGAGAACCAGGGAGACGGCCGCGGCGGCACCGGTGGAGGTGGGCACGATGTTGACGGCGGCGGCGCGTGCGCGGCGCAGATCCTTGTGCGGGGCGTCGTGCAGACGCTGGTCACCGGTGTAGGCGTGGATGGTGGTCATCAGACCACGCTCAATGCCGAGCTTCTCGTCCAGGACCTTGGCCATCGGGGCCAGGCAGTTGGTGGTGCAGGACGCGGCGGAGATGACGTTGTGGTTCTCCGGGTCGTACTCGTCGTGGTTGACGCCGTAGACGAAGGTGGCGTCCTCGTTCTTCGCCGGGGCGGAGATGATGACCTTCTTGGCGCCGGCCTCGATGTGGGCCTTGGCTGCCTCGGCGTCGGTGAAGAAGCCGGTGGACTCGATGACGATGTCCACGTTGTGGGCTGCCCAGTCGAGGTTCTTCGGGTCGCGCTCAGCGGAAACGGCGATGCGCTTACCGTCGTAGGTGATGGAGTCGTCGTCGAATTCGACCTTGCCCTGCAGCTTGCCCAGGATGGAGTCGTACTTCAGCAGAGTGGACAGGGTCTTGTTGTCCGTGAGGTCGTTGACGGCGACGATCTCGATGCTCTCGCTGCGCTCCAGAACGGCACGGTAGAAGTTACGGCCGATTCGGCCGAAGCCGTTGATGCCTACGCGGATGGTCACAATATTCTCCTCGGGTTGATGAAACGTCTCCGGATGTGACCGCGCTGTCCGTCGCGTTGACTGTGTGTCACGGCCCATCAGGTCACAGTTTAGCGTCAGATTGTCACGTGCGCAGGGCGCGAACAGGCATTTTCGGGCCGATGATCAGCTCCGTTGGCCGGGAAACCACACGGAACCGCCGAGGGCTTCCCGAAACTCGTTGTCAACGGGGGTCTTCCCCGCCCGTGCGACCCGCGAACACCACCCGGGGAAGAAAATAAATCCGCCCGAAATCACCGTTCCACCCCCGAATGGAACACCGGGAAATATCAGGCACCCTCGAGAAGATCGTCGGTGACGGCCTCATTGGTGTCGGCGATGCCCAGTTCCTCTGCCCGCTTGTCGGCCATGGACAGCAGTCGTCGGATGCGTCCGGCGACGGCGTCCTTGGTCATCTGCGGATCGGCGAGACGGCCGAGTTCCTCCAGCGACGCCTGCCGGTGGGCGACACGCAGCTGACCTGCCTCGGCGAGATGCTCGGGAACGTCGTCGCCGAGGATCTGCATGGCCCGTTCCACGCGTGCGGCCGCGGCGACGGCAGCCCGGGCGGAGCGCCGGAGGTTGGCGTCGTCGAAGTTGGCCAGCCGGTTGGCGGTGGAACGGCCCTCACGGCGCAGGCGCTTGTCCTCCCACTCCAGCCGGATCTGCTGGGCTCCCATCCGGGTGAGCAGGGCGCCGATGGCGTCCCCGTCGCGAATGACCACACGGTCGGTGCCGCGGGTCTCCTTCGTCTTGGCGGAGATGCCCAGCCGGCGGGCCGCCCCCACCAGCGCGAGCGCCGCCTCCTGGCAGGGACAGGCGACCTCGAGGGCGGAGGAACGCCCCGGCTCGGTCAGTGAACCCTGTGCCAGAAAGGCGCCACGCCAGGCGGCCTCGTTATCGGCGATGGTGCCGGCGATCACCTGCGGCGGCAGCCCGACGACCGGATGCCCGGACCGGGTCACCAGGCCCAGCCGGCGGGCGAGGTCCTGAGTTCCCTCCGTCACCCGGAGCAGGTGACGCGAGCTTTTCGACGCCCCGCCCGGGCTGATCGTGTGCTCGTGCACCTCCACCCCGTACATCTCGGAGAGGGCACCGGACAACCTGCGGGCGACGTCGGCGGAATCGAGCTCCGCCTCCAGCACAAGCCGCCCGGCGATGACCTGCAGCTGTCCGGAAAATCGGATCAGCGCCGCAGTCTCCGCCACCCGTGCGGACTGCCGGGCCACCATCACCCGTGCGAGTTCGTCCTTGACTCTTGCCGTCAACGCCACTGCTGTGACTGCCTTCCTTCAGGTGTCCTGGATCCGGACCAGTCTAGTCAGACGTCAACCCGGGCCGGGCGCTCCGGTACAGGGACATGAGCGCGGCGGACAGTTTGGAGGGGTCGTGTTTGTTCAGCCAGTGCCCGTTTCCGTCCTGCGTGCGCAGGTCCTCGAAGACGATGTCAGCGCCGAGCCCAGCGGCGGCGCGTTCCAGGTAGGAGCGCTCCGAAGAGGTCGGGATGGCGTCGGAGTCCACGAGGATGCGGTCGATGCGCAGGGACGGGGCATGCTGGCTCAGCATGTGGATGTGCCGCTCCGAGGAGAAACCCTGGGTCTCCCCTGGCTCGGCGGAGAGATTGAGCACCACGACCTTGAGCGCGTCGGTGTTGTTCAGGGCCTCGACGATGCCGGGGATCAGCAGGTGCGGGATGACGGAGGAGAACCAGGAACCCGGGCCGAGGGTCACCAGGTCGGCCGCGTTGATGGCGGAGACCGCGGAGCCGCAGGCCTCGGGGCGATCGGGTATGAGTCTCACCCGGCGGACGGTGCCCGGGGTCGTGGCGACGGCCACCTGTCCGCGGACGGAGCGGATGACCCGGGGGTCGTCGTCGAGCCCCGCGACCTCGGCCTCGATTTCGAGCGGCTGGTTGCACATGGGCACGACGCGCCCATGGGACCTGGTCAGTTCGGCGATCTTGTCCAGGGCCGCCTGTTCGTCGCCGAGGACGTCCGCCAGTCCGGCGATGAGGAGGTTTCCCACCGCATGGCCGGCGAGGGCACCGTTGCCGCCGAAGCGGTGCTGGAGGGTCTTCGCCCAGAGGCTGCCCTCCTCGTCATCGCTGGCCAGGGCCGCGAGCGCCATGCGGAGATCCCCGGGCGGGATGATGCCGAGTTCACGGCGCAGGCGGCCGGAGGAGCCTCCGTCATCGGCGACGGTGACCACTGCGGTGATCGATTCCGGAGCACTCAGCCGGGCGGCGACGAGCGTCTGATAGAGGCCGTGACCGCCTCCCATTGAGGTGATGTGCAAGAGTTCCTCCAGGGAAGTCAGTGACGATTGATGTCGCGGTGCATGACGTTGACGTCGATGTCACCTCGTTGCGCAAGACGACGGCCGAGTTCCTCGGACACGGCGACTGAGCGGTGGTGGCCGCCGGTGCAACCCACCGCGACGGTGATGAAGTTCTTGCCCTCATGGCGGTAACCACCGAGCATGGAGTCAAACATATCGACGAACTTGTCGAGGAAATCATTCGCCCCCTCCCTACTGAGCACATAGTCGCTCACCGGCTCATCCGTTCCCCGGAAACCACGCAGCTCCGGGATCCAGTAGGGGTTGGGCAGGAAGCGGACGTCGACCATGAGATCGGCGTCCTGGGGGGCGCCGTGCTTGAAGCCGAAGGACTCGAAGGTGACGTGCTGTCGGTTGTGCGCCATCGTGCCGAACGACGCCTCGATCGCCCGTCGCAGGTCGTGCACCGACAGGCTCGAGGTGTCGATGATGATGTCGGCGAGTTCCTTGATCCCGTTGGTGATCTCCCGCTCCCGTTCGAGGCCCAGCTGGAGGGTGTCATCGCCCTGCAGCGGGTGGGTGCGCCGCACGCTGTCGAAACGCCGGATGAGCACGTCATCGCGGGCATCCATGAACAGCACCGTGGGGCTGAGCCCCTTCCCGGCGAGATTCCGGAGCGTCGCGCGCAGATCCCCGCCGAACTGGCGGGTGCGCACGTCGAGGACGAAGGAGACCTTCTCCACGGGCGGTTCCTGCACGAGGCACAGCTCCAGGAAATCGACGATGAGCTGCGGCGGCAGGTTCTGGACCACGAAGAATCCCTTGTCCTCCAGCACCTTCGCCGCCGAGCTGAGTCCCCCGCCGGACATGCCGGTGATGAGCACGGGGGGCGTCGAGAAGCGGGACGGCACAACAGAGGTTGAGGTCATGTCGCCATACTATCGCGGGCCCCGGGATGGAGGTGATCGAACACCGCCGACGCCAGCCGGGGACCGAAACCCTTGACCTCGGTGATCTCGGACAGGCTCGCCTCCCGGAGCTTCTTCACCGATCCGAAATGCTTGACCAGCTCGGTCCGGCGGGTCGCGCCCAGTCCGGGAACGCCGTCCAGTTCGGACACCCGCATCCGCTTCGAGCGCTGCTGACGGTGGTAGGTGATGGCGAACCGGTGTGCCTCGTCACGGATCTGCTGCAGGAGGAACAGCCCCTGGGAGGCACGGGGCAGGATCACCGGATCAGACTCGCCGGGCACCCAGACCTCCTCGAGACGCTTGGCCAGACCGATGAGGGTGACGTCGACGATGCCGAGCTCGTCGAACACCTTCTGCGCCGCGTTGACCTGGGGCAGGCCACCGTCGACGATGAACAGGTTCGGCGGATAGGCGAAACGACGCTGGTCGGTGCTCATCTCCTCCACCTGCTCGTCCACGAAGGTCTGGGCCTCGGACTCCTCGTCCGGCACAGCGAGCTTGTCCCGGTGGTGGCGCAGGAAGCGACGGCGGGTCACCTCGGCGATGGAGGCCACGTCATCGGAGTGGCCACCGCCGGCGGCCTCCCTGATGCGGTAGCGGCGGTAGTCCGATTTACGGGGCAGCCCGTCCTCGAAGACCACCAGCGAGGCGACCACGTCCGTGCCCTGGATATGCGAGATGTCGGTGCACTCGATGCGCAACGGCGCCTCCTCCAGCCCCAGCGCCTCCTGGATGTCCTGCAGAGCCGCGGAACGCGCGGTGAGGTCGCCGACGCGTCTGATCTTGTGCTGGCGCAAAGATTCCTTCGCATTGCGTTCCACGGTCTCCATGAGCGCCCGCTTGTCGCCGCGCTGGGGCACACGAAGATCCACTGCGGCGCCCTTCAGCTCGGCGAGCAGTTCCGTGACCTCCTCCGCCTCCGCCGGCAGATGCTGGACGAGAATCTCCCGCGGCACCGTGGCCCCGGGTTTCAGGGGATTGTGCGAGAACTGATCGACGCCGCGCCGCTCCACCCGCTGCTTCTCGTCCTGCTCCTCCACGCGGGCCCGCTCCACCGCGTCGGAGTAGAACTGGATGAGGAAATTCTGGATGAGCACCTCGATCGGCTCCTCCGTGCGTTCGACGACCCAGCCCCGCTGACCACGGATACGCCCACCGCGGACGTGGAAGATCTGGACGGCCGCCTCCAGCTCGTCGGAGTCGACGGCGATGAAGTCGGCGTCGGTGCCGTCGCCGAGCACCACCGCCTGCTGCTCCATCACCTTGGTGATGGCCCCCAGGTCATCACGGAGCCGGGCCGCCCGCTCAAACTCGAGCTCCTCGGCGGCCTGCTCCATCTCCCGGGTCAGCTGACGCACCACCTGGTCGGTGTGGCCGGACATGAAGGCGACGAACCCGTCGACGATCTCCCGGTGCTCCTCCGGACTCACCCGGCCGACGCAGGGGGCGGCACACTTGTCGATGTACCCCAGCAGGCAGGGCCTGCCCAGGTTCTGGTGACGGTTGTAGACGCCCTTCGAGCATGTCCGCATCGGGAACACCCTGGTCAGCAGATCCAGGGTCTCGCGCACCGCCCACGCGTGGGAGTAGGGGCCGAAATAACGGACGCCGCGGCGGCGCGGGCCCCGGTAGAAGAACGCGCGCGGGATGGTCTCGCCGGTGGAGACCGCCAACAGCGGATAGGACTTGTCGTCGCGGTACTTGACGTTGAAGCGCGGATCATAACGCTTGATCCACGTGTACTCCAGCTGGAGGGCCTCGACCTCGCTGGCGACGACGGTCCATTCCACCGAGGCGGCGCTGAAGACCATCTGCCGCGTGCGCGGGTGGAGGGTGGACACGTCCTGGAAGTAGTTGGCCAGGCGCGCCCGGAGGCTGTTGGCCTTGCCCACGTAAATGACGCGGCGGTTCTCGTCCCGGAATCGGTAGACGCCCGGTTCAGCGGGAATGCTCCCCGGGGCCGGACGGTAGGTACTCGGATCAGCCATAGGACAATCCAGTGTAGCCGCCCCCTACCCGGGGCAGCGTCAGTCCTGCGGCATGTAGCGGCTCTCGAGTACACGGAACTCGGAGACGGCCTTGACCACGGCCGCGCCGTCGGAGGCCTGCATCGCCCACATCGGGACGTACTCGAACTCGGGGAGCTCCAGGCGGGCCATACGGGCGCCCTCCGGGAAGAAGAGCCCGTACACCACGGCCCAGGGGTAGAAACGGGTGCCGATGATGTTGCGGATCTCCACGCCGTCGGCGTTCGCCCGCACGCGCGGGCGGGTGAAGGCGAGGTAGCCGAGAATCGAGATGACCACGCCCACGAAGGGGAACGCCAGCTTGTCGATGAAGGTGACGGTGGCGCCGGTGAACTCCAGGTCCAGGAAATAGCCCATGAAGAAGTGCACCGCCATGACCACCACGACCACGATCCAGGCCAGTCGCTTCAGGGACGGGGACCGGACCTCGAGCTCCCAGGGCCTGACGGTCGTTCTCGCGTGCGGGTCCAGCGCGGCGTAGAGGGCGCGCTCCTCGTCTGTCAGCGGTCGGCGGCTGGTGTTCTCGGCTTCCACATTCTTCTCACTCACGTCAGTCAGTCTATCCCCGGAGTCCACGAAGTCGACTCAGGGTCAGCGCGGCGTCGAGGGCGGCAGCCATCGCCTCGCCCCCCTTGTCCTCGACCGAGTCGGGGAATCCGGCACGGTCGAGGGCCTGCTGCTGATCATTCGTGGTGAGCACGCCGTTGCCGATCGGGGTGGACTCGTCGAGGGCGATTCGGGTCAGCCCCTCGGTGACGGAGTCACAGACATAGTCGAAGTGGGGGGTCCCGCCCCGGATGACGCATCCCAGCGCCACCACGGCATCATGGGTCCGCGCGAGTTCCTGGACGACCACGGGAAGCTCGAGGGCGCCCATCACGTGTGCCTCGGTGAGCTTCTCGACGCCCGCCTCCCGCGCCGTCTCGACGGCACGTCGACGCATCTGTTCACAGATCTCGGTGTTCCAGCGGGCGGTGACGACCGCGACGCTCAGGCCCGCGGCGTCGATACGCCCGCCTGCGGGAAGTCCTTCTTTGCTCACTTGACCGTTCCTTCGTGCTCGGCTTCCCAACGTGCGACGGCAGGCAGGTCGTGGCCCATCCGGTCACGCTTGGTGCGCAGATAACGGATGTTGTCCTCGTTCGGCTCCACCGGGACGGAGGTGCGGCCGACGATCTCGACACCGTAGCCCTCCAACGCCGCGCACTTGGTGGGGTTGTTGGTCATCAGCGAGGCAGAGGGAACGCCCAGCTCCCGGAGGATCTGGCCGGCCGCCGAGTATTCGCGGGCGTCGGCGGGCAGGCCCTGCTCCAGGTTGGCGTCGACGGTGTCCAGGCCGAGGTCCTGCAGGCGGTAGGCCTCCAGCTTGGACATCAGGCCGATGCCGCGGCCCTCGTGGCCCCGCAGGTAGATGATGACTCCCCGGCCGGCCTCCTGCACCATGCGCATCGACTCGTGCAGCTGGGGGCCGCAGTCACAGCGTCGGGAGGCGAAGACGTCACCGGTCAGGCACTCGGAATGGACGCGGACCAGCACCGCCTCCTCGCCGGTGACGTCGCCTGCGACCAACGCGACGAACTCGGTGCCGTCGATCTGGTGGCGGTAACCGACCACACGGAACTCCCCGAATTCGGTCGGGAGGTTGGTCTCCACGAGACGCTCGACCTGGGTTTCGGTGCGACGGCGATGTTCGATGAGCTGCTCGATCGAGATGAGCGCGAGGTCGTGCTCGTCGGCGAAACGACGCAGCTCCGGGCCGCGTGCCATGTCCGTCGGGTCCTCCTCG
This sequence is a window from Corynebacterium comes. Protein-coding genes within it:
- the tpiA gene encoding triose-phosphate isomerase; this translates as MARTPLIAGNWKMNLDHHQAIGTVQKLDFALPKDYYEKVDVAVTVPFTDIRSVQTLVDGDRLQITYGAQDVSAHESGAYTGEVSAQMLAKLGCTWVVVGHSERREYHNESDELVAAKAAAALKHGMSPIVCVGEPLEIREAGTHVDYVVNQTRASLAGLSADDLTRTVIAYEPVWAIGTGKVASAADAQEVCAAIRGLIRDLAGDAVADGIRILYGGSVKVDSIAEIVGQPDVDGGLVGGASLDGEEFAKLAANAASTVA
- a CDS encoding gluconeogenesis factor YvcK family protein, whose protein sequence is MTSMGGGHGLYQTLVAARLSAPESITAVVTVADDGGSSGRLRRELGIIPPGDLRMALAALASDDEEGSLWAKTLQHRFGGNGALAGHAVGNLLIAGLADVLGDEQAALDKIAELTRSHGRVVPMCNQPLEIEAEVAGLDDDPRVIRSVRGQVAVATTPGTVRRVRLIPDRPEACGSAVSAINAADLVTLGPGSWFSSVIPHLLIPGIVEALNNTDALKVVVLNLSAEPGETQGFSSERHIHMLSQHAPSLRIDRILVDSDAIPTSSERSYLERAAAGLGADIVFEDLRTQDGNGHWLNKHDPSKLSAALMSLYRSARPGLTSD
- the gap gene encoding type I glyceraldehyde-3-phosphate dehydrogenase → MTIRVGINGFGRIGRNFYRAVLERSESIEIVAVNDLTDNKTLSTLLKYDSILGKLQGKVEFDDDSITYDGKRIAVSAERDPKNLDWAAHNVDIVIESTGFFTDAEAAKAHIEAGAKKVIISAPAKNEDATFVYGVNHDEYDPENHNVISAASCTTNCLAPMAKVLDEKLGIERGLMTTIHAYTGDQRLHDAPHKDLRRARAAAVNIVPTSTGAAAAVSLVLPQLKGKLDGYALRVPVITGSATDLTFTASRETSVEEVNAFIKEAAQGEFGETLAYTEDPIVSTDIITDPHGSIFDAGLTKVIGNQVKVVSWYDNEWGYTCQLLRLTELVAAKL
- the ppc gene encoding phosphoenolpyruvate carboxylase, coding for MTDRDHLQEDIRYLGRILGNVIAEQEGEDVFNLVEYARQQAFEVAKGNASLEVLVELFRNIDPTQATPVIRAFSHFALMANLAEDIHDDFNRERILDEGGIPESTLEATWEKFEAAGVNPADIEKVLSDALVAPVLTAHPTETRRRTVFDAQKKITELMLARHQLQDAKTTARTDIRLNDIERSIRRRMTILWQTALIRLARPRIQDEIEVGLRYYLLSLLREIPALNRDVYDTLSNRFNAHFEGSGGRAIVRPGSWIGGDHDGNPFVNADTLDYASRRAAQTVLKYYAGELHSLEHELSLSDRMTSVTVELIGLAAKGHNEVPSRVDEPYRRAIHGVHGRILATTAALIGEDAVEGIWHREHEPYTSPEEFDADLRIIDDSLRSSNDAIIADDCLSTIRAAIASFGFHLYSIDLRQNSESFENVLTEVFATAHVHPDYRSLGEEEKIELLTRELQTPRPLVPRGYRGFSEPTQRELDLINQAADSVAHFGEQMIPHQIISMAQSVSDILEPMVLLKEVGLIRANGEGPTGSVDIIPLFETIDDLEAGAGILRRLWDLPLYRSYLAQRGDIQEVMLGYSDSNKDGGYFAANWALYDAETQIVQAGRDHRVRLRLFHGRGGTVGRGGGPSYEAILAQPQGAVEGSVRITEQGEIISAKYGSPRTARRNLEALVSATLEASLLPVDELDDRDRALSIMSELAEISRRKYSELVHEDPGFIPYYTQSTPLDEIGSLNIGSRPTSRKQTTAVEDLRAIPWVLAWSQSRVLLPGWFGVGTALQEWIGQGPDRAERIAELHTLYETWPFFTSIMSNMAQVMSKAGMDLAELYARLVDDREIADRIHGVIASEFQLTREMFVSVTGSEDLLADNPALARSVRRRFPYLLPLNIIQLEMLRRHRAGDEREVVSRGIQLTMNGLATALRNSG
- the whiA gene encoding DNA-binding protein WhiA, which translates into the protein MTARVKDELARVMVARQSARVAETAALIRFSGQLQVIAGRLVLEAELDSADVARRLSGALSEMYGVEVHEHTISPGGASKSSRHLLRVTEGTQDLARRLGLVTRSGHPVVGLPPQVIAGTIADNEAAWRGAFLAQGSLTEPGRSSALEVACPCQEAALALVGAARRLGISAKTKETRGTDRVVIRDGDAIGALLTRMGAQQIRLEWEDKRLRREGRSTANRLANFDDANLRRSARAAVAAAARVERAMQILGDDVPEHLAEAGQLRVAHRQASLEELGRLADPQMTKDAVAGRIRRLLSMADKRAEELGIADTNEAVTDDLLEGA
- the rapZ gene encoding RNase adapter RapZ gives rise to the protein MTSTSVVPSRFSTPPVLITGMSGGGLSSAAKVLEDKGFFVVQNLPPQLIVDFLELCLVQEPPVEKVSFVLDVRTRQFGGDLRATLRNLAGKGLSPTVLFMDARDDVLIRRFDSVRRTHPLQGDDTLQLGLEREREITNGIKELADIIIDTSSLSVHDLRRAIEASFGTMAHNRQHVTFESFGFKHGAPQDADLMVDVRFLPNPYWIPELRGFRGTDEPVSDYVLSREGANDFLDKFVDMFDSMLGGYRHEGKNFITVAVGCTGGHHRSVAVSEELGRRLAQRGDIDVNVMHRDINRH
- the pgk gene encoding phosphoglycerate kinase, whose translation is MTVKTLQDLLDEGVEGRHILVRSDFNVPLNDAGEITDPGRITASLPTLQALVEGGAKVIVMAHLGRPKGEVNPKYSLAPVAEALSEALGQYVALAGDVVGEDAHERANGLTEGDVLLLENVRFDARETSKDEAERGEFADQLAELAADNGAFVSDGFGVVHRAQASVYDVAKRLPAYAGTLVEKEISVLEKTATNPESPYIVILGGSKVSDKLGVIEALAGKADKIIIGGGMCYTFLAAQGYNTQKSLLQEEMIDTCKDLLERFGDKIVLPVDLVAAAEFSADSEHKVVALDGIPEGWLSPDIGPESVEKFAEVLATSRTVFWNGPMGVFEMAPFSQGTKGVAQAIIDATADNGCFSVVGGGDSAASVRVLGLNEDGFSHISTGGGASLEFLEGKELPGVTVLDR